A genomic window from Salvia splendens isolate huo1 chromosome 11, SspV2, whole genome shotgun sequence includes:
- the LOC121755634 gene encoding zinc finger protein jing homolog, producing the protein MGKAGDQQLPIVQPQPQPQPQQPRGSSRTFLCHRCAAGASRLVNFKCALVLMLSLAAFLSAAFWFIPSRYRHPGFDAKASVKLSATVQSYFQLQKPISELIPYISRLEYDVNEEIGVLSLKVAVLSIHQADLSNSTDVVFGFLPDPINTTTNPVALSVLKPSLIDLFLQRYNLTLTSTIFGESYSFEILKFPGGVTIIPENNPLLSLPLVNFTLNSSIYDIKGNLPELKKQLKLGLHLMPNEMVYIQATNEHGSTKDSPVMVEALVASDIPIQPERLRQLAQTITGSPTKENLGLDHSVFGRVKEISLSSFLNHSLFPPAPTPKLTPTPSSSPPPSPESAYHTRPSMAPSYSPAISPDSRHAPPPCPTCYAYEPSPCPHNATQPSLSPNSDSPTPLGCQHCGSDDSPSPSPTSRLDQISPNSSPRATRKSSEAVSTPQTSPASSPLAGIPHGYQSPDNRSGKHLGSPLLVSATYT; encoded by the exons ATGGGGAAGGCCGGTGATCAGCAACTGCCAATTGTGCAGCCGCAGCCGCAGCCGCAGCCGCAGCAGCCACGTGGCAGTTCTAGAACCTTCCTCTGCCATAGATGTGCGGCGGGAGCTTCCAGGCTCGTCAACTTCAAATGCGCCCTAGTTTTGATGCTCAGCCTCGCCGCTTTCCTTTCTGCTGCTTTCTGGTTTATTCCTTCTCGATATAGGCATCCTGGATTTGATGCAAAAGCCTCCGTCAAGCTCAGTG CAACGGTTCAATCATATTTCCAGCTTCAAAAGCCGATTTCTGAACTTATACCATATATCTCAAGACTAGAATATGATGTCAATGAGGAAATTGGTGTCCTTTCCTTGAAG GTTGCTGTTCTGTCCATACACCAGGCAGACTTATCTAACTCAACTGATGTGGTGTTTGGCTTCCTTCCTGATCCAATTAATACTACAACAAATCCTGTGGCCTTGAGTGTGTTGAAACCATCCCTGATTGATCTGTTTCTTCAACGATACAATTTGACATTAACCTCAACAATTTTCGGAGAATCTTATTCATTTGAGATTCTAAAATTTCCTGGTGGAGTTACTATAATTCCAGAGAATAATCCATTGCTGTCTTTGCCTTTAGTCAATTTCACTCTCAATAGCTCAATTTATGACATAAAAGGAAATCTTCCAGAGTTGAAAAAACAACTAAAACTGGGATTGCACCTGATGCCCAATGAG ATGGTGTACATACAAGCAACAAATGAACATGGGTCAACAAAAGATTCGCCAGTGATGGTTGAAGCTTTAGTTGCATCTGACATTCCTATACAGCCAGAGAGATTAAGACAGCTAGCTCAGACAATTACTGGGTCACCTACTAAAGAAAACCTTGGGCTTGATCATTCTGTTTTTGGAAGAGTCAAGGAAATAAGCTTGTCATCATTTCTAAATCATTCCCTTTTCCCTCCAGCACCAACACCTAAACTGACTCCTACACCTTCTTCATCTCCACCACCATCACCAGAAAGCGCTTATCATACCAGACCATCTATGGCGCCATCTTATTCTCCTGCTATTTCACCCGACTCACGCCATGCTCCACCACCTTGCCCTACATGTTATGCCTATGAACCTTCACCCTGTCCACATAATGCTACTCAACCTTCTTTATCTCCGAATTCTGATTCTCCCACACCCTTAGGCTGTCAGCATTGTGGTTCTGATGATTCACCAAGCCCTTCTCCAACTTCTCGTCTTGACCAAATTTCACCAAACTCGTCTCCTCGTGCCACCAGAAAATCATCTGAAGCAGTATCAACACCCCAGACCTCACCAGCCAGTTCTCCGCTAGCTGGTATTCCACATGGCTATCAAAGTCCAGACAATAGGAGTGGAAAACATTTGGGGTCACCACTTCTTGTTTCGGCGACTTATACTTAA
- the LOC121754863 gene encoding basic blue protein-like, translating into MNSIVAGIVLLSVLIHSSPAFATSYTVGDASGWKFNVAGWENSKRFKAGDTLVFKYTPGTHNVVVVDKASYDACIVPGNAKTYASGNDVVTLGKGSNYFICGFTQHCAFGMKIAANAA; encoded by the exons ATGAACTCAATCGTTGCCGGAATAGTGCTTCTCAGTGTGTTGATTCACAGCAGCCCGGCGTTTGCCACAAGCTACACAGTCGGAGACGCGTCGGGTTGGAAGTTCAACGTCGCCGGCTGGGAAAATAGCAAAAGATTTAAGGCAGGCGACACTCTAG TTTTCAAGTACACACCGGGTACCCACAATGTGGTGGTTGTGGACAAGGCTAGCTACGATGCTTGCATTGTGCCCGGAAACGCAAAAACGTATGCCTCCGGTAACGACGTAGTAACTCTAGGCAAAGGCTCAAACTACTTCATTTGTGGCTTTACTCAACACTGCGCATTTGGGATGAAGATTGCTGCTAATGCTgcttaa
- the LOC121755086 gene encoding basic blue protein-like, with protein MAMGRGSAIVIAMMLVGMLMVSQVAEAATYTVGGTGGWTFNVAAWPKGKRFRAGDTLVFNYNSAIHNTVPVDRAGYNSCAAPSTAKAFQTGKDQIKLKKGLNFFICSIPGHCQSGMKIAVNAV; from the exons atggCTATGGGAAGAGGCAGTGCGATAGTTATTGCTATGATGCTAGTGGGTATGCTTATGGTGTCTCAAGTGGCCGAAGCCGCCACCTACACGGTGGGTGGCACCGGCGGCTGGACCTTCAACGTCGCCGCTTGGCCCAAAGGCAAGCGCTTTAGGGCCGGCGACACCCTCG TGTTCAACTACAACTCGGCCATTCACAACACCGTGCCGGTGGACAGGGCCGGCTACAACAGCTGCGCGGCCCCTTCGACTGCCAAAGCTTTTCAAACTGGGAAAGATCAGATTAAGCTAAAAAAGGGACTGAATTTCTTCATCTGCAGTATTCCTGGCCACTGCCAATCTGGAATGAAGATTGCTGTTAATGCTGTGTGA